ACAACCTTGGACGCCGACCACAGGGATCATTGACCCACTACATGACCTATTCGGGCTTGTTGATGTTAGTGTCGGGGATGGCGGCGGCGCGACTACTCTTCCATGGACGCGACCGAACTTGGCCAGCCTTGGTCATGCCGGCCTTGCTCGTCGCACTTGCTCTCACTTTCACGCGAAGCGCCATGGTAGGCACCTGTGTTGGAATTGGATTGTTGTTCGTACTCAAAGACCTCCGGTTACTGTTACTGGCGCCGATCGTCGCCGGCCTTTTCATAGTCGCGGCCCCAGAACAGATAACTGCCCGCCTATACTCGACCTTCGATCCACAGAATGAGACCGTGCGAGATCGGATCGCAATGATGCGGACTGGCGTTCGCCTAGTACGCGACTACCCACTGATGGGTGTCGGTCCAGATATGGTGGAAGGTGTCTATGCCGACTACCGAGACCCGGCAGCCATACAGGAATCAAATCCTCACTTACACAACGTCCCGATTCAAATCGCAGCCGAGCGAGGCCTCCCTGCACTTCTGGTGTGGATCGCACTGATTGTGGCGGTAACACGAAGCCTAGTCCACCAGCTGCGAACCGGCTCTTACCGGTCCCTACCAGCCGGGGGCCTGGCAGCCGTTGGCAGCATGCTTGCCGCTGGCATGTTCGAATACAACTTTGGCGACTCTGAATTTCTGATGCTGTGGCTCGTATTGGTCACTCTGCCGTTTGCCGCGGAGGCAGAGCCCATCACTAGCGACCAGCCAACTACAGAACCGGCGTGACCGATCTATCGCCTACCCGCGCACGTGCTATTGTCGAGCGGTTTGAGCCACTGACCGTCCTCGTCGTGGGCGATGTAATGATCGACCATTTCTTAATTGGTCAAGTTGAGCGCATCTCTCCCGAGGCGCCGATACCGGTGATGGCATTTGACCACGAGGAGTACCGGGTCGGTGGAGCGGCTAACGTTGCAAATAATGTCAGGTCACTAGGTGGCCGTGTATCGCTCGTTGGCGCCATCGGCGAAGACGAACCTGGTCAGCGGCTATTGTCCGAGCTTCGTTCCACTGCCATCGATGCCACAGGTATCATCGTTGCTTCCGATCGTCCAACCACCCGGAAGCTGCGTATCGTAGCCAGTCGAAATAAGCAGGTTGCGCGAATTGATTTCGAAACCGAGAGAGCACTGGCACCCAAATACGCTCAGGAGCTGCTCGCCCATCAGTCCGAAGCTACCGCGAAGGCCGACATCATAGTTGTGTCCGATTACCTAAAGGGCGTCATAACCTCGGAACTCATGACACAGGCACTGTCGGCGAGCCGTGCGCGAGGGGTTCCCATCCTGGTCGACCCGAAAATACCCCACCTCGACTTCTACACCGGATGCACACTATTGACACCGAATCATCACGAGGCTTCGACTGCAACTAACTCTGTCATTCACACCGACACGGAGGCACAACAGGCTGCACGTAGCCTTCGGTCAAGATTGGGATGTGAGAGCGTACTCATAACACGCGGCGAACATGGACTGTGGCTGTTGGACGGCTCTGGCAGTGCCGCGGAGCCACGAGAAAAAGCTTTGCCGGCCGTAGCACGCGAAGTTTCAGACGTCACCGGTGCAGGTGATACGGTAATCGCTACACTGGCGCTCGGACTTGCAGCTGGTGCAACGCTGACCGAGGCTGCACAACTGGCCAACCAGGCCGCCGGTCTCGCCGTGGCCAAGTTCGGTCCAGCAACCGTGTCGGCTGAAGAACTTCTTGAGGCATGCACAAATCAATAATTTCTGACATTTCGGTCAAGCCATTCCAACCATTACTAGCAACCAATTCGGATTCAGTGCCAGAAATGACGCCGGCCAGTCATCACCATCGCGATGTCATGTTCGTCCGCAGCCGCAACGACTTCAGCATCCCGCTTTGATCCGCCGGGTTGCACCACTGCCGTGGCACCAGCCTTAGCGATTGCATCAAGACCATCCCTGAATGGAAAGAAACCATCCGACGCGACGACTGTGCCTCCGAGCTTCTCGCCAGCCTTAAGAACCGCCATGTTTACAGCATCGACTCGGCTCATCTGACCCGCACCGAGTGAAACAGTCCGGTCACCGCGTGCAAAAATGACGGCGTTCGACTTTGCGTGGGCGCAGACCCTCCAAGCAAATCGCAGCGCACGCCACTCGTCATCGGAAGGGACCCGCTTGGTAACAACGCGGAGCAACGGCTTGGAAACACCATCGTTCCAGGGTTGAGCCGCTTCATCAACGACATCTCGACATTGCAAGAGCCAACCACCAAGGATCGACCTGACATCCCTTCGTCCAACACGGCCCTCCCGAACGGAGGAAAGGTCAACCACAAGGACACGCATCGCTTGTTTTTTAGATAGAATCCCGACCGCTTCACTGTCTACACTAGGTGCCACAACGCCTTCAATAAACGTCGAGGTGATGGCCGTAGCAGTTGCGACGTCTATCGGCCTGTTCAAACCGACAATCCCACCAAACGCCGAAAGCGGGTCGGTCTCACGTGCCGCAATGTATGCCTCAACAATCGAGGCAGCCGTGGCAACGCCACACGGGGTGGTGTGCTTCAGAACAGCCGCCGCAGGTTCCTCGAACTCGAGCACAAGCCGTGTGGCAGCATCGAGGTCAAGGAGGTTCGTAAAGGACAACTCCTTCCCTTGTAGCACCTGTGCGCCACTGAGACCCACCTCGTCCTGCTCGCTGTACCAAGCAGCCTCTTGATGCGGATTCTCGCCATACCGTAACGCCTTGAGCTTAGAGAGCGATACTGTCAGAGACGACGGCACCGTTAATTCTGGTTTCGATGCCTCACGCTCAAAGCCCGATTGAGAAACCCGAACACGCTCCAAAGTGTCAGAAATTGTCCGATCGTATTCTGCCGTGTGGTGGAAGGCCTTCTGTGCAAGACCGAATCTGAAATCCGAACTCGGCCCTCCCGGCTGACTAAGCTCACGAATTGCCGAATCGTAATCGTTTGGATCAATCAGGATCAGCACATCACGGAAGTTCTTCGCAGCAGCCCGCACCAACGTCGGCCCACCAATGTCGATCTCTTCGATGAGATGGTCAAATGGGGTGCTCGCACTCTTGGCAGCATTAGCAAAGGGATACAGATTCACAACCACAACATCAATCGTTTCGATGGCATGCCGTCTTAACACCTCCAGGTCATCCTCCCGGTCGCGACGTGCGAGGATCCCAGCATGCACAGCGGGATGTAACGTCTTCACCCGTCCGTCCATCATCTCGGGTAACCCAGTTACGGTCCCAACAGATGTGAAGGATAGACCTGCATCGCGCAGCGCTTGGCCAGTACCACCCGTCGAAACGAGCTCGAACCCCAGAGCAAGAAGGCTACGGGCCAAAGTCACAACACCAGTTTTGTCCGACACACTCAGGAGTGCCCGCATCGAAGAACCCTTTCTTGGTTGTTTTGACAAAGGATGGACCCGTGACTAGCATTGCCGTGGCGTCGGTTCGGGCGGCGCCGTCTCACGAGGCCGCACTCGCGGTCTTTTTTTTGTCCCTAGGCGTGCGTGCTAATCGAGTTTGCGGTAATGGATAGGCAAGGTAGAACGGCAGCCGTCTCAGGCGTAAGACAGGATAGGCACGATGCGCATCACAGGCAAGGTTAAGTGGTTCAATAACAGCAAGGGTTACGGTTTTATCGAGCAGGAATCGGGGAGTGATGTATTCGTTCACTTCTCAGCAATCGAAGGAAATGGCTTCAAGACCCTCGAAGAAGGTCAATCAGTCGAGTTTGAGATCGTCGACGGTCCCAAAGGACCACAGGCTGGAAATGTGACCGCCGCCAGCTGAGTTTCACCCTTGCCGCTGTGGCCAGCTTAACCGCTGGCCACAGTGAACAACAACGTAAAAAATACCACTCGTATTCGACCCAAAAGCGTCGCAAGCCGAAAGTAAACACTGCGGGGACAACTCTTTCGCTTACATCCACTTCCGACAGCGGAGTGGCCTCAAAGTCACGTTTCTCAGCGCTGAATGAGAAACCAGACCAATGGTAGCCACAATTCACGCCCGTAGGGTACTGGTCGGTCATCAATCAGTATTTCGCAAGCATCATCTTCGCCTACGATGCCAAACAGGTCGTGTAGTGCCAACGCTTCTGCTGGAAAATACCGTGCTCGGTGCCGCAGGGTGGGCCCACTCCCCACCTCGCGGTACTCCGAAGCCTGCCGCGCAAGCCTAACGGCCGTTTCGTAAGCCTTAACGTCCTTCAGTTTCGGGAACACAACAGTAATTGAAAAGGGATGAAAGTCATCCCCAAACAGTGCCGCCCGTAGGTCAGGATCGAGTTCCGCGAGTTCCTCGGCCGAGGGTTGTGACGCCGGTTCCACGTAGGGCCAGAAACTCTCTACCGGTCCGTGCTGCAGCGTGGCATCAGAAGCATCGTCCGGGGTGTGGTTCGACTTAGCGGTCTTGCTCATGTCATCAGTAGCCGACCGATGTGCCTGTAATGGTATCCTGAATCCCGGGGACCAACAAGGGAACTGAATCAGATCAGCGTCAGTCAATGTCGAAGTCACGAATAATTCCATCGATCGAACAACTACTTCAGCGTAGCGGCGTGCAGGTACTACTGCAAACATACGGCCGAACCGCCACGGTCAAAGCGCTGAGGGCAGCTGCTGAGAAACTGCGCACTGAACTCGAAGGTCCAGGCTCATCCAACAGAGTTAGGGTTGAGGTATTAGAAGCTGCGGAGCACCTTGAATCCGAGGCAGCGATGCACCTGACTCGTAGTTTTATGTCATCGCTGCAACCGGTCATCAACGCCACCGGTGTAATTATTCATACGAATCTCGGTCGAGCACCACTTGCGGACTCAGCGGTTAAGGCGATTGCCACCATTGCGCCACACTTCACGAATTTAGAGTATGACGTCGAAAGCGGTGGCCGCGGTCAACGGGATACGCACGTTCAATACTGGCTTCGCGAGCTCACTGGTGCTGAGGCCGTCGTAGTCGTTAACAATAACGCCGCAGCAACACTACTATTACTAAGCGCGCTGGCCTCAGGACGTGAGGTCATCGTGTCGCGTGGTGAGTTAGTGGAGATCGGTGGTGGGTTTCGCGTTCCTGACGTACTCGCGCAGTCCGGTGCCCAGCTGCGGGAAATTGGGACTACGAATCGCACCCGCGCGGACGATTATGCAGCAGCGATTAATGACCGTACCGGTCTCTTGCTGCGGGTGCATCCTTCAAACTTCCGGATCGAAGGCTTCGCAGAGCGTCCGTCGCTTGAGTCGCTGGTCGGAGTTGGCCAACGCTTCGGCGTGCCAGTGGTCGAAGATCTCGGAAGTGGTTATCTAGTGAGTCACGACGAATTGCCGGCAGAACCAACAGTCCGGGCGAGTGTCGAGGCAGGAGTTGACGTCATCTGTTTCAGTGGGGACAAGCTGCTCGGTGGTCCCCAAGCGGGCGTCATCGTTGGTCGCGACCAGCTACTTCAAAGGGTTCGCACTCATCCGCTTATGCGAGCGGTGCGTGCCGACAAGCTGACCTATGCCGCCATGGACGCTACGCTACGAGAGTATGCCTTCGGACGGACTCCAGATACGGTTCCGGTAATTCGCATGATCAAGGCACAGCAGGATGAGATTGAACGACGGGCACGAGTTGCGGCCGCCGCTATTGCCACATCAACCATCGAAGTACAGATTATCGATGGCGTCTCCACGATTGGCGGCGGGAGCGCTCCGGGCAGCGAACTATCGACCCGTTTACTGGCAATGAAATCATCAACGATTCAGCCCAAAGATCTCGCGGCCACGTTAAGGCGCCTCACGCCGCCCGTCATTGGACGGATTGAGCAAGGCCAAGTTGTACTAGACCTTCGGACTGTTCTGCCCGAGCAGGATGAGATGCTCGCTAGAGCACTCGGCAGCCTAACAGCATAATTCAACCACCGAAGAGCTAAGCCGACAACTCGGTTGAGGAAACTTTGTCGCGGTTCGGGCAGGTCTCACACAGCAACGACTCTCCATCTGCACTCAGGAGTTCTGGTCCACCGCACGAACCGCGCAGACAGCGGTTGCTGAGTAAAACACCAACGGCCATTACAAGCATGGCCGCACCTATGACGAGAGTCGTCAAGAGGAAGATGACCATCGGCGCTATTCTACACCTCCACCGCTTAGTACGCGCTCGAAAGCTGGTGTAGAGCGATATTCGAAACCACTACCGTCGGGCTGCCTCACCACCATGAGCGACGCTACATCATTTGCGACCGCAAATCGGTAACCGTCCTCTGGCCCTAAAACTAACAGTGCTGTCGCGAGTGCGTCGGCGGTCATACACATGCGGCTCACAACCGTAACCGATGCTAATGCATGGTTCACGGGACGCCCCGTGCGGGGATCAATTGTGTGAGAGAACCGTTCACCTTTCCACTCATAAAAGTTTCGATAGTCTCCGGATGTAGCCATGGATGCATTGGTAAGCGGTACAGTAGTCTGTAGTAGTCTCACACCGGCATCAGGTCGCTCAATAGCGATCTGCCAGGGCGCCTCAGCCTGGTTATAACCAGCGGTCCGTACCTCGCCACCAACCTCGACCATATATCGGGAGAACCCAGCAGATTCCAAGGCTTCGGCAACGCGGTCTACCGCATAACCCTTCGCTATGGCGGACAGATCGCCTTCTAACCTGGGCGCGTTCTTCTGCACGGTGCGAGCTTCAGGGTCCAGCCGTAGCCTCGCAAATCCTAACCTCTCCCTTAATTCCTCAATCAGAGCATCGGAGGGCGGCGCATCTACTGGTGCCACGCCAAACCCCCAAGCCTCAACCAGTGGACCTACAGTGATGTCAAACGCCCCGTTAGTCCAGTCACTGATCCGAGCCGCCTCGGCCAGCACTGCAAACGTCTCGTCAGACACAACGAATGGAGTTGTCTGTGCGTGGCGGTTGAACCGAGACAGTTCCGAGTCTGGACGGTAATGAGACATCAGACCATCAACGAGCGCTAATTCAGCCTGAACAAGTTCTTGAAGCGCCACTTGTGATTCAGATTTGTTTTCGTTACTGACAATCTTGACTACAAACGATGTCCCCATCGCCGAACCATGGAGTTCATACATCGATGGACCGGTCGAAGGAGAGGCGCATGCCGCCCCGACCGCAAGGACGATAAACAGCGCGAGTGTGCGGAAATAAAACGGAGAAGACATAGGCGAGCCGTATGCTGGCGCCGTTATGCAGTCCTAGCCGAAGTCATCAAATAGAATATTGTCAGGTTCAACGCCGAGTCCATCAAGCATGTTCATGCAGGCCTTTAACATCAGTGGTGGGCCGCACAAATAGTACTCAATGTCCTCTGGCGCCAGATGGTCTTTCAAGTAGTTGTCGTACAGCACCTGATGAATGAACCCAGTCTTACCAGTCCACTGATCCTCCGGGAGTGGCTCCGATAAAGCCAAGTGCCACCCAAAACTGTCAAACTCGCGTTCGAGCGTGTCAAAATGGTCAATGTAGAACGCCTCACGCAAGCTACGCGCACCGTACCAGAAAGATACCTTACGCGTCGTGTGCAACCGATAGAACTGATCAAACAGGTGGGCCCGCATCGGCGCCATCCCAGCGCCACCACCAATGAAAACCATCTCCGCCTGAGTGTCTTTGGCAAAAAACTCACCAAACGGGCCAGAGATAACAACTTCATCTCCAGGTTTGAGGCTGAACAGGTAGGAACTCATTTTCCCCGGTGGAATGCCCTCGGGTCCACGTGGCGGCGGTGTGGCGACCCTGACATTAAGCATGATGATGCCCTTCTCCTCAGGGTAATTCGCCATTGAATAGGCTCGCACCGTGAGCTCGTCCACAGTCGACGTGTAACGCCAGATGTCGAAGCGATCCCAATCAGGTCGATATTCTTCACTGACATAAAAATCCTTGTAGTGAACGGTACACTGCGGGCAGTCGATCTGGATATAACCACCGGCCCGAAACGGCACCTCTTCCCCGGCCGGTAACTCCAACACTAACTCCTTTATGAAGGTCGCGACGTTGTCGTTGGAACGAACCTTGCAGTGCCAGCGCCGAACATCGAACAACTCAGCAGGTACTTCGATCTTCATATCCTGCTTGACCTTCACCTGGCACGACAAGCGCGTGCCGACACGCGCCTCGCCACGTGAAATGTGGCTGCGCTCAGTCGGAAGCATTGCACCACCGCCGTCGATAACCTTCACCGTGCAAACACCACAACTACCTTTCCCACCGCACGCAGAGGGAACGAAGAGCTTGTTCGATGACAGCGTGTCGAGTAGCGTTCTTCCGGCCGTAGTCCGAAGTGCCTTCGCTGAGTCATCATTAATGACAATGGTCACCTCACCGGCTGCCACTAGTTGCCGGCGTGCCACCATCAACACCACAACCAGAGACACAATGACCAACGTGAACATGAGCACGCCCAAGCCAACCTCGACCATCGTCCTTAATCCTTTTCCTCGCCTATAACTGCACGCCACCAAACGCCATGAAGCCAATCGCCATGAGCCCCGTCAGAATGAACGTAATCCCCAACCCGCGCAGTCCAGCTGGTACATTGCTATAGCGCAGGCGCTCACGGATTCCGGCCAGGGCGATGATCGCGAGTGCCCAGCCAACACCGGAGCCAAATCCATACACCGCACTCTCCGCTAGCCCATAGTTCCGTTGCACCATTAACAATGACGCACCAAGAATCGCACAGTTCACTGCAATCAGAGGGAGAAACACCCCAAGCGCAGCGTGTAATTTCGGCACGAAGCGATCAAGCGTCATCTCCACAATCTGGACCATCGCAGCAATGGTCCCGATATAGGTCAGGTAACCGAGGAACGACAGATCATAATCTTCGAACGCCGGCGTGATCCAACCCAGAGCACCGTCGCTCAACAGATTCCGATAGATCAGATTATTCATTGGCACCGTGACACTCAGCACGAAGATAACCGCAACGCCAAGACCAATCGCGGTGTCCACTTTCCGAGACACAGCAATGAACGAACACATGCCCAAGAAAAATGCTAGAGCCATGTTCTCGACGAAGATTGCTTTAACCGCCAAACTCAAATAGGTTTCCAGCATCTCACTCCGCCTCGTTTTGTTCAGGCTTCCAGGCACGCAGCGCCCAGATAAGCCCGCCGATGATAAAGAAAGCGCTCGGCGAGAGCGTCATTAGGCCGTTCGGGGTATACCAACCTCCTTCAGCCACAACCGGTAGCACTTGCACGTTGAATAACGACCCAGCACCTAAGAGTTCACGGACAAATGCGGTGGCCATGAGAATGAACCCGTAGCCCAAACCGTTCCCAATACCATCGATTAAGCTGAGAGCCGGGGGGTTCTGCATCGCGTAGGCCTCAGCGCGTCCCATAATGATGCAGTTCGTAATTATCAAACCAACAAAGACAGTCAATTGCTTCGAAATCTCGAAAACATATGCCTTCAATATCTGGTCAGTCATGATGACCAGCGAGGCAATGATTGTTAACTGGACAATGATCCGAATGTTCGTCGGAATCTGATTCCGTAGCATGCTGACGAACAGGCTAGATAGCGCCGTTACCGCGATAACCGCAATGCTCATCACAGCAGCGGTATCCATCTGGGTCGTCACCGCCAAGGCCGAACAAATCCCGAGTACCTGCAAGGCGATCGGGTTATTGTTAAATAGCGGGTCCGTGAGCACCTTCTTGGTATTCACAGGCATCAACCATCCGTCCTTTGCTGTCGAAGCCGATTCAGATACGGTCCAAATCCGTCGTCACCAAGCCAAAACTGGAGCAGATTCGTTACTCCGCGGCTAGTCATCGTCGCGCCCGATAAACCGTCCACGCGATGAGGGTCTTCACTCGGTGGACCTGCCCGACCCTTGA
The nucleotide sequence above comes from Vicinamibacterales bacterium. Encoded proteins:
- the nqrF gene encoding NADH:ubiquinone reductase (Na(+)-transporting) subunit F, which translates into the protein MVEVGLGVLMFTLVIVSLVVVLMVARRQLVAAGEVTIVINDDSAKALRTTAGRTLLDTLSSNKLFVPSACGGKGSCGVCTVKVIDGGGAMLPTERSHISRGEARVGTRLSCQVKVKQDMKIEVPAELFDVRRWHCKVRSNDNVATFIKELVLELPAGEEVPFRAGGYIQIDCPQCTVHYKDFYVSEEYRPDWDRFDIWRYTSTVDELTVRAYSMANYPEEKGIIMLNVRVATPPPRGPEGIPPGKMSSYLFSLKPGDEVVISGPFGEFFAKDTQAEMVFIGGGAGMAPMRAHLFDQFYRLHTTRKVSFWYGARSLREAFYIDHFDTLEREFDSFGWHLALSEPLPEDQWTGKTGFIHQVLYDNYLKDHLAPEDIEYYLCGPPLMLKACMNMLDGLGVEPDNILFDDFG
- the selA gene encoding L-seryl-tRNA(Sec) selenium transferase; translation: MSKSRIIPSIEQLLQRSGVQVLLQTYGRTATVKALRAAAEKLRTELEGPGSSNRVRVEVLEAAEHLESEAAMHLTRSFMSSLQPVINATGVIIHTNLGRAPLADSAVKAIATIAPHFTNLEYDVESGGRGQRDTHVQYWLRELTGAEAVVVVNNNAAATLLLLSALASGREVIVSRGELVEIGGGFRVPDVLAQSGAQLREIGTTNRTRADDYAAAINDRTGLLLRVHPSNFRIEGFAERPSLESLVGVGQRFGVPVVEDLGSGYLVSHDELPAEPTVRASVEAGVDVICFSGDKLLGGPQAGVIVGRDQLLQRVRTHPLMRAVRADKLTYAAMDATLREYAFGRTPDTVPVIRMIKAQQDEIERRARVAAAAIATSTIEVQIIDGVSTIGGGSAPGSELSTRLLAMKSSTIQPKDLAATLRRLTPPVIGRIEQGQVVLDLRTVLPEQDEMLARALGSLTA
- a CDS encoding O-antigen ligase family protein, producing MSLNPETTLPRLERAAFIALATFVAALQISIALANILLTVTGVLWLALLIKKQERVTVPQWFWFLLAYAALTLMSSVTSLVPITSVIDSKQLLLFLIVPGVYRLARGQRALTIATVIISVGAASAIIGIAQYGIFEYDNLGRRPQGSLTHYMTYSGLLMLVSGMAAARLLFHGRDRTWPALVMPALLVALALTFTRSAMVGTCVGIGLLFVLKDLRLLLLAPIVAGLFIVAAPEQITARLYSTFDPQNETVRDRIAMMRTGVRLVRDYPLMGVGPDMVEGVYADYRDPAAIQESNPHLHNVPIQIAAERGLPALLVWIALIVAVTRSLVHQLRTGSYRSLPAGGLAAVGSMLAAGMFEYNFGDSEFLMLWLVLVTLPFAAEAEPITSDQPTTEPA
- a CDS encoding NADH:ubiquinone reductase (Na(+)-transporting) subunit D is translated as MPVNTKKVLTDPLFNNNPIALQVLGICSALAVTTQMDTAAVMSIAVIAVTALSSLFVSMLRNQIPTNIRIIVQLTIIASLVIMTDQILKAYVFEISKQLTVFVGLIITNCIIMGRAEAYAMQNPPALSLIDGIGNGLGYGFILMATAFVRELLGAGSLFNVQVLPVVAEGGWYTPNGLMTLSPSAFFIIGGLIWALRAWKPEQNEAE
- the rfaE1 gene encoding D-glycero-beta-D-manno-heptose-7-phosphate kinase — encoded protein: MTDLSPTRARAIVERFEPLTVLVVGDVMIDHFLIGQVERISPEAPIPVMAFDHEEYRVGGAANVANNVRSLGGRVSLVGAIGEDEPGQRLLSELRSTAIDATGIIVASDRPTTRKLRIVASRNKQVARIDFETERALAPKYAQELLAHQSEATAKADIIVVSDYLKGVITSELMTQALSASRARGVPILVDPKIPHLDFYTGCTLLTPNHHEASTATNSVIHTDTEAQQAARSLRSRLGCESVLITRGEHGLWLLDGSGSAAEPREKALPAVAREVSDVTGAGDTVIATLALGLAAGATLTEAAQLANQAAGLAVAKFGPATVSAEELLEACTNQ
- a CDS encoding FAD:protein FMN transferase, whose product is MSSPFYFRTLALFIVLAVGAACASPSTGPSMYELHGSAMGTSFVVKIVSNENKSESQVALQELVQAELALVDGLMSHYRPDSELSRFNRHAQTTPFVVSDETFAVLAEAARISDWTNGAFDITVGPLVEAWGFGVAPVDAPPSDALIEELRERLGFARLRLDPEARTVQKNAPRLEGDLSAIAKGYAVDRVAEALESAGFSRYMVEVGGEVRTAGYNQAEAPWQIAIERPDAGVRLLQTTVPLTNASMATSGDYRNFYEWKGERFSHTIDPRTGRPVNHALASVTVVSRMCMTADALATALLVLGPEDGYRFAVANDVASLMVVRQPDGSGFEYRSTPAFERVLSGGGVE
- the nqrE gene encoding NADH:ubiquinone reductase (Na(+)-transporting) subunit E, which produces MLETYLSLAVKAIFVENMALAFFLGMCSFIAVSRKVDTAIGLGVAVIFVLSVTVPMNNLIYRNLLSDGALGWITPAFEDYDLSFLGYLTYIGTIAAMVQIVEMTLDRFVPKLHAALGVFLPLIAVNCAILGASLLMVQRNYGLAESAVYGFGSGVGWALAIIALAGIRERLRYSNVPAGLRGLGITFILTGLMAIGFMAFGGVQL
- a CDS encoding cold-shock protein; translation: MRITGKVKWFNNSKGYGFIEQESGSDVFVHFSAIEGNGFKTLEEGQSVEFEIVDGPKGPQAGNVTAAS
- the purH gene encoding bifunctional phosphoribosylaminoimidazolecarboxamide formyltransferase/IMP cyclohydrolase; the encoded protein is MRALLSVSDKTGVVTLARSLLALGFELVSTGGTGQALRDAGLSFTSVGTVTGLPEMMDGRVKTLHPAVHAGILARRDREDDLEVLRRHAIETIDVVVVNLYPFANAAKSASTPFDHLIEEIDIGGPTLVRAAAKNFRDVLILIDPNDYDSAIRELSQPGGPSSDFRFGLAQKAFHHTAEYDRTISDTLERVRVSQSGFEREASKPELTVPSSLTVSLSKLKALRYGENPHQEAAWYSEQDEVGLSGAQVLQGKELSFTNLLDLDAATRLVLEFEEPAAAVLKHTTPCGVATAASIVEAYIAARETDPLSAFGGIVGLNRPIDVATATAITSTFIEGVVAPSVDSEAVGILSKKQAMRVLVVDLSSVREGRVGRRDVRSILGGWLLQCRDVVDEAAQPWNDGVSKPLLRVVTKRVPSDDEWRALRFAWRVCAHAKSNAVIFARGDRTVSLGAGQMSRVDAVNMAVLKAGEKLGGTVVASDGFFPFRDGLDAIAKAGATAVVQPGGSKRDAEVVAAADEHDIAMVMTGRRHFWH